DNA sequence from the Sinomonas terrae genome:
CCCTTCTCCCTGAGCGTGTCCCACGCGTTAAGCAGGGTCCACACGCCGCCGATGCCCGTCGCAAACGCCACAGCGAGGCGATCGTGGTCGATCTCCTCGATTCCGGAATCCTTCCACGCCTCGCGGGCAGCGATCACGCCGTACTGCGTCGAAGGATCCATGCGCTTCATCTCGACCCGTCCGAGTACGTCTTCGGCCGGGACGGAGAGCTTCGCCGCGATCTTCACGGGAAGGTCGTACTTCTCCACCCAGTCGTCAGTCAGGGGACCGACGCCCGAGACGCCCTTCACGGCGTTCTGCCAGAGGGTGGGAACGTCCCCGCCGATGGGGGTGGTGGCTCCGAGGCCGGTGACGACAACTTTGCGGGCCATGCTGCACTCTTTCGGGGTCGGTTAGCCGCTGCTGCGGAAGCTGCGAAGTCTGGCAGGGTGGAGCAGACGGCCGGCACCGAGGAGGTACCGGCCGTCAGCGAAGAGAGGTCAGGCCTGAGCCTTCGAGATGAAGTCGACAGCGTCGCCGACGGTCGAGAGGTTCTTGACCTCTTCGTCCGGGATGCGGACGCCGAACTTCTCCTCGGCGTTGACGACGATGGTCATCATCGAGATCGAGTCGATGTCGAGGTCGTCCGTGAAGGACTTGTCCAGCTGGACCGCGTCGGGGGCCAGACCCGTCTCCTCGTTGATGATCTCGGCCAGGCCGGCGAGGATCTCTTCGTTGCTAGCCATTTCGGCTCCTTCTCTCTGATCGCCGGCTCGCGCCGACTAGCTGGGCAAGCCGCTTGTGCGGCTTGGCTTCACGCGCCCCGGGCACCGGCCCGGCGCACTGGGGAACTAGGGGAGGCTGATGACCTGTGCGCCGAACACAAGGCCGGCACCGAACCCGATCTGGAGCGCGAGCTTGCCGCTCAGATCGGGGTTCTCCTTGAGCAGCCGGTGCGCGGCAAGCGGGATCGACGCCGCCGAGGTGTTGCCGGCGTCCGCGATGTCGCGGGCGACGATGACGCTCTCGGGCAGCTTGAGCTGCTTGACCATCTCGTCGATGATACGCATGTTCGCCTGATGCGGCACGAACGCGGCGAGGTCCTCCGGTTGGATGCCCGCGGCGTCGAGCGCGCGCTTGGCGACCTTCGCCATCTCCCAGACAGCCCATCGGAAGACGGACTGGCCGTCCTGGCGCAGGGTCGGCCAGATCTTCGCTTCGGTGCCAAGGACGGCAGCTGCCTCGTCCGCCCCCTCGCGTTCTGCCTCGTCCGAGAGGTCGCGCACGTCCAGGAGCGAGTGAGTCATGCCGATCGTGCTCCACTTGCTCCCGTCGGAGCCCCACACAGAGGGCCCGATGCCCGGGACTTCGGACGGGCCGACGACTACCGCCCCGGCGCCGTCTCCGAGGAGGAATGAGATGCTGCGTTCGGTGTTGTCGATGTAGTCGCTGAGCTTCTCCGCGCCTACCACGAGGACGTATTCGGCGGCGCCTGCGCGTACAAGCGCGTCTGCTTGGGCTATGCCGTAGCAGTAGCCGGCGCAGGCGGCGGAGATGTCGTAGGCAGGCGCGGGGGTCGCGCCGAGGCGCTCACAGAGGAGAGCAGCAGCCGACGGCGTCGCATAAGGATGAGAAACCGTCGAGACGATGACGGCGCCGAGCTGCGAGGCCTCGATCCCTGCCTTCTGAATCGCCTCGCGCGCGGCGCCCTCTGCCATATCGATGACGTCAACCTCGGCGGGCGCCCGGTGACGCGTGACGATGCCGGTCCGCTGACGAATCCACTCGTCCGAGGAGTCAATCCATTGGCAGATCTCCTCGTTCGTGACGTATACCGAGGGACGGTAGGCCCCGAAGCTCAGGATGCGCGAGTGCTCTTGAACGGGAGTCTGGCGGAGCGTTGCGGTGCTCATGCGAGTTCTTCTTCGGTCGAAGGGTTCTGCTCTGCGTCGGCCGCGAAGAGCTCGAGGGCTGCCGTGAGGTCACCGGGGGCCTTGACCGCAACGGTTTTGATACCCGGCAGCCCGCGCTTCGCGAGACCGGTCAGCGTGCCCGCAGGGGCGAGTTCGATGAGCCCGGTGATGCCGAGCGCCTTGAAGGTCTCCATGCAGAGGTCCCAACGCACCGGACGCGAGACCTGGGCCACGAGGCTTTCGACAGCGGCAGCGCCCGAGACGACCTCGCGTCCGTCGTAGTTCGAGAGCAGCGGCACTGCGGGGTCCACAACGTTCAGGCTGCGGCGCAGCTCTTCCAGGGCAGCGACAGCCGGGGCCATGTGCTGGGTGTGGAAGGCTCCCGCCACCTTGAGCGGGATTACGCGGGCCTTGGCCGGGGGATTCGCGGCGAGGGCAGCGAGCTGCTCGAGGGTTCCGGCAGCCACGATCTGACCGCCGCCGTTGACGTTTGCAGCGGTCGCGCCGACGGCCTCGATCGCACGGCGAACCTCGTCGGCGTCACCGCCGAGCACCGCCGTCATTCCCGTCGGGGTGACTGCTGCCGCCTTCGCCATCTCGCGCGCACGCAGGCCGACGAATTTCATGGCGTCCGTCTCGCTGAGGACGCCCGCGAGGGCCGATGCAGTGATCTCGCCGACCGAATGCCCGGCAAGGACGACGGGCAGCGTCGAGAGTTCGACGTCGAAAAGTGCCCGGGCGGTCACGAGGCCGGCGGCAACGATGAGGGGCTGGGCGACAGCCGTGTCCTTGATGGTCTCTTGGTCAGACGTCGTTCCGTGGGCGACGAGATCGAGGCCGACGACCTCGCCGAGCGCGCCCAGCTGCTCGGCGACGGACGGCAGCTCGAGCCACGGGGCGAGGAAGCCCGGCGTCTGGGAGCCCTGTCCAGGGCAGACAATTGCTAGCACGTTTCCAGCTTTCCAAAGTGCGGTTGGTTCCAGCGGTGCCCCCACGCACCAAGCTCCAGAACTCGGATTGTAGGAAGTCTACAACGGCGTCTCGCTCGCCGAGCGAGATTTCAGGTGCTCTGGCGGGCCGGCCGGTCGCGGGCCGAAGGCTGTGCCGCGAGCCTTCCGACGACCAGAGCGGTCTGGAGGACGAACGCTTCCCGAGGCAGGAGCGGGTCCCAGCCCGTGACGTCGCAGACACGGCGAAGCCGGTACCTCACGGTGTTTGCGTGCACGAAGAGCTCCCGAGCGGTGGCCTCGAGCGAGTGCCCGAGCTCGAGGTAGGCGCTGAGCGTTTCGACGAGTCCGTTCGACGCGGCGAGGAGCGGGCGGTAGATCTTCTGGACGAGAGCGCGGCGGGCCGCATCGTCGCCAGCGGCGACGCGCTCGGGTAGGAGATCGTCCGCAGCGACGGGCCGCGGGGCGTTGGGCCACGCGCGCGCGGCGGAGAGGCCCGCGAACGCGGCTTGAGCCGACGAGCTCACTTCAGGGAGGCTGTCGGCGCGAGGCCCGAACACTACCGGGCCCGGCGCGAACAGCTCGCTCAGGCGCGTATACGCCGTTTCATCCTCCTCGACCCCACCCAGAATGAGGATGAGCCGATCTCCCTGAATGCCCACGAGGGCGTCCTTGGCGTAGCGGCTCGCTGTGCGGCGCATGTCACCGACATAGCTCGGGCTGGGTTCGAGGGGGGAACTGCCTACCATGACGGCGAAGTTGTCCTGCGCCTTCCACCCGAGTGCCGCGATCCTCGACCTCAGAGCATCGGTGTTCTCGCCGCGGAGGATCGCGTCCACGATCAGTGCCTCGAGCCGTGTGTCCCATGAACCACGCGTCTCGGCTGCCCTCGCGTACACGTCCGCGGCCGCGAAGGCGACTTCGCGCGAGTAGCGGAGCACCGCCTCTCGGAGCGCGGGCTGGTCGTCCTCCGAAGCGAGGTTCGGCACCTGATCCTCGACCACTTCGACGACGATCCGGATGAGCTGGAGCGCCTTCTGCAGGCTGATCGAGCGCGTGAGTTCGGTGGGCGCGTTGCCGAAGACGTCGGAGAGGACCCACGAGGGAAGGCTCGGCCGCTCGTACCACGTGACGAATGCCGCGATGCCGTTCTGGGCGACGAGCCCCAGGGCCGAGCGCTCGTCCGCGCTGAGCCGGCCGTACCAGGGCAGCGCACGCTCAAGTTCCCGAGTGGTCGTCGTCGAGAGCTGGCCGACGCTGCTGCGCAGCTTCTTGAGCGTTTCGGCCTTCGCAGGGGAAGCCTTCAGGCGCCCGCGGCGGGCACCTCCTGCTGCATGCGTCTGAGTCGGCATGTGAAGAGCATAGGCTCCGCTCCGCCGTCGCCTGAATTTGTGAGAAGGCTACAACCGCGCAGATCGCCTGAAGTGCTTCCGCGGTTCGTGCGAGAGCCTCCTGGGGGCGGACGACGACGGCGGCGCCCCCGCTGTGGGGAGCGCCGCCGTCGTCTGTGGTCCCCTGGGGGACAGTGGGCAGGTTAGCTCTCGCCGCCCGCGTTGCCGGTCGTCCCGGCGTTGACGTCGAGCAGGCGGTACCGCTCGAACGCCTGACGTGGGGCGTCGGCGTCGACCTCGCCGCGGCGGGCGAGCATCTGCAGGGCCCGGACCACGACGGAGTGGCTGTCGATGTGGAAGTACCGACGTGCGGCGGCCCGCGTATCAGCGAAGCCGAAGTCGTCCGCCCCGAGCGTGGCGAACTCGTTCGGGAGGAACTGCCGGATCTGGTCCGGGACGGCCTTCATGTAGTCCGTCACGGCAACGATCGGTCCCGTCGCTCCGGCGAGCTGCTGCGCCACGAACGGCACGCGTGGCTCCTGACCCGGGTTGAGGAAGGCCTCCTGCTCGGCGGCAAGGCCGTCCCGGCGGAGCTCGTTCCAGGAGGTCACGCTCCACACATCGGCGGAGACGCCCCACTCCTCGGCAAGGATCTGCTGGGCCTCGAGGGCCCACGGCACAGCAACGCCGGAGGCGAGCAGCTGGGTGCGCGGGCCATCGATCTTGGCCGGCGCAAGCAGGTAGATGCCCTTTACAACGCCTTCGACGTCGAGCTCCTCCGGCTCAGCCGGCTGGACGATCGGCTCGTTGTACACCGTGAGGTAGTACATGACGTTGGGGTCCGGGTGGTTCCCGCCGTACATGCGCTCGATGCCGGACTTTACGATGTGGCCGATCTCGTAGCCGTATGCCGGATCGTAGGTGACGACCGCCGGGTTCGTCGAAGCGAGGAGCGGCGAGTGGCCATCGGCGTGCTGCGTTCCCTCGCCCGTCAGGGTTGTCCGGCCAGCCGTCGCGCCGATGATGAAGCCGCGGGTCATCTGGTCGGCTGCGGCCCAGATGCCGTCGCCCGTCCGCTGGAAGCCGAACATCGAGTAGAAGACGTAGACCGGGACAAGCGTCTCACCGTGCGTTGCGTAGGATGTGCCCGCGCCGGTGAACGCCGCGACCGAGCCGGCCTCGTTGATACCGGCGTGCAGGATCTGGCCTGCAGGGGATTCCTTGTACGCGAGCACGAGGTCGCGGTCCACCGAGAGGTAGTTCTGGCCCTTCGGGTTGTAGATCTTCGCCGTCGGGAAGAACGCATCCATACCGAACGTGCGGGCCTCGTCCGGGACGATCGGCACAATGCGCTTGCCGAATTCCTTGTCCCGCATGAGGTCCTTGAGCAGACGCACGAAGGCCATGGTCGTCGCTGCCTGCTGCTTGCCCGAGCCGCGCTTGGCGACCTCGTAGGACTTCTCGCTCGGAAGGGCGATCCCTTGGTGGGGATCCCGCCGCTCGGGCAGGAAGCCGCCGAGGAGCTTGCGCCGTTCCATGAGGTACTGGATCTCAGGAGAGTCCATTCCCGGGTGGTAGTACGGCGGACGGTACGGATCGGCCTCGAGCTGCTCGTCCGTGATCGGGATCCGAAGATGATCGCGGAAGTCCTTGAGGTCCTGCAGCGTCATCTTCTTCATCTGGTGGGTCGCGTTGCGGCCCTCGAAGTGCGGACCCAGGCCGTAGCCCTTGACCGTCATGGCGAGGATGACTGTCGGCTTGCCCTTGAATTCGGTCGCAGCCTTGTAGGCGGCGTAGACCTTCCAGTAGTCGTGGCCCCCGCGCTTGAGGTTCCAGATCTGCTCATCCGTCAGGTCGGCGACGAGTTCCTTCGTCTCCGGAGTCTTGCCGAAGAAGTGGTCGCGCACGAATCCGCCGGACTCGGCCTTGTACGTCTGGTAATCGCCGTCCAAAGTCTCGTTCATGATCTTGACGAGCTGGCCGTTGGAGTCCTTCTTCAGAAGGCCGTCCCACTCGCGACCCCAGATGACCTTGATGACATTCCAACCGGCACCGCGGAAGAACGCCTCGAGTTCCTGGATGATCTTGCCATTGCCGCGCACCGGGCCGTCGAGGCGCTGGAGGTTGCAGTTGATGACAAACGTGAGGTTGTCGAGGTTGTCGTTGGCGGCGAGCTGAAGAAGACCGCGGCTCTCGGGCTCGTCCATCTCGCCGTCGCCGAGGAACGCCCACACATGCTGGTCCGAGGTGTCCTTGATGCCCCGGTTGTGCAGGTAGCGGTTCGTCTGCGCCTGATAGATCGCGTTCATCGGACCGATGCCCATGGACACGGTCGGGAACTCCCAGAACTCCGGCATCATGCGTGGATGCGGGTAGGAGGAAAGGGCGTGGCCCTTGTGGGACTTCTCCTGGCGGAAGCCGTCGAGGTCTTCCTCGCTCAGGCGGCCTTCCATGAAGGCGCGGGCGTACATGCCGGGGGAAGCGTGGCCCTGGAAGAAGACCTGGTCGCCGCCGCCGGGGTGGTCCTTGCCCCGGAAGAAGTGGTTGAAGCCGACTTCATAGAGCGTCGCCGCGCCGGCGTACGTCGAAATGTGCCCGCCTACTCCGATGCCGGGTCGCTGAGCACGATGCACCATGATCGCGGCGTTCCAGCGCATCCAGGCGCGGTAGCGCCGCTCGTACTCCTCATTTCCGGGGAACTCGGCTTCCTGGTCCGCAGGGATGGTGTTGACGAAGTCCGTCGTGGTCACCATCGGGACGCCGACACTCTGGGCCCCGGCCCGCTGAAGAAGGCTGCGCATGATGTACTGCGCGCGCTCGGTGCCCTGTTCTTCGATCAGGGCGTCGAGAGACTCGATCCATTCGGCGGTCTCTTCGGGGTCGCGGTCCGGCAGCTGATTCGTCAGGCCGCTGAGGATGTGCGAGGTTTCCTCTCCTACAGACACGTCCAAACCTCTCTTCGAGCCCGGTGGCCCGGAGCTGGTGGCTGCCGGACGTCGGGCGATATCGTCGCTGGGCCCTACGTGCAGGCCCCGTTTTCGTGTGGGCGCCCCTCTAGGCAGCCGGGTTCCCCAGCTGGAGCAGCGGCGCGCTCCCTGCCACTCTAGTCGCGTCCGCTGGGCACGCGCAGCGCGTGCGCTTGATGCTACGGGCCAAACGGTGTTGGCTTATAGATACATTCCGCGTGCTGTCCGGGCGTGGTGCCAGTAGACAGGCCCGGGAATCGGCGCGGATGCACATGAACACTGCAAGGAGGAAGAACGTGGGCGAGACCGACACCGCCGCGGGAAGCAACGTGGCGGGGCGATTGGGTTTCAAGGACGGAGACCTGATCCAGGAGTTCGGCTACGACGAGGACGTCGACTTCGACCTCAGGGCCGGCATCGAGGACACGGTGGGATCCGAACTCCTCGACGAAGATGAACACGATGTGGTCGACGCGGTCGTTGTCTGGTGGCGCGATGGCGACGGGGACCTCGTGGACATGCTCGTCGACGCCCAGACGACGCTCGAAGATCATGGCGTCATTTGGCTCCTGACTCCGAAGCAGGGGCGCGAGGGGTATGTTCCGCCCGTAGAAGTGCAGGAAGCGGCTCCGACGGCGGGCCTCCACTCGACGTCGACCGCCGGCGTTTCGAAGGATTGGCACGCCACGCGGCTCGCGCGCAAGAAGTGACCTCGCTGGGGGGCGAAGCAGCCGCCCTGGAAATCGGAAGCGCAGTTCCAGACTTCGAACTCGCGAACCAGTTCGGCGAACCGGTGCGGCTCTCGTCGTTGCGGGGCTCGCCGGTGGTGATCGTCTTCTACCCGTTTGCGTTCTCGCGCATCTGCACAGGTGAACTGGCGGAGATCCGCGATCGTTGGGATGTCTTTGCTGCAGCCCGAGCCCACGTTCTGGCTGTCTCCGTTGACAGCAAGTTCGCGCTCAGGGCTTTCGCCGAGGCCGAGCGCTACGAATTCCCGCTTCTCGCCGACTTCTGGCCGCACGGTGAGGTCGCGAGGCGCTACGGGATCTTCGACGAAGCGAGCGGGATGGCCCGCAGGGGAACCTTCATCCTCGACCGGGAAGGGATCCTGAGGTTCCGCGTCGTCAATCCTGCGGGGGCGGCACGCGACCTCGATGCCTATTCGTCGGCCTTGGCAGAGATCGGATAGAGTAGGTCAGCGTCGGCCGTGCCGGCCAAGGGTCTTTAGCTCAGCTGGTAGAGCGCCACGCTTACACCGTGGATGTCATCGGTTCGATCCCGGTAGGACCCACCCGACTGAATCGTCAACGCCTGAGGCCTTCGGGCAATCTCTTCTGCGCTGGAAGCGCGCCCCGCACTGGAATGTCGGTGCAGGGCCATCGAATGTCTGTGCAGCCCTATAGCTTCTCGGCATGGAGAGAGTCCTTGTTCGCACCGCTGCTGACGGCGCACCCCGTTCCTTCACCCGAGGAAGCCTGAACTGGCGCGTCGCAGCGGAGCCCGTGCGCTGGTATGAGCGGGTGCGGTGGTGGGAAGCACAACGGCCTCTCCCGCGGGGCCTGGGGCGGGTCGATGTCGAGGTATGGCAAGTGCAGGCCACGCCCGGCCAGCGCGGAGGCGGCCTCACAACCTTCCAACTCGTCCGCGACGCGACGGACGGATGGAGCCTTCGCGGCCGCATGAGCTGAGGGATCCCGAGCATGGAAAGAGCCTCCCGCCGCAGCCATTGGGGGATGCCGCGGTGGGAGGCTCTGAATGTGAATGCTAGGTGAACTCCGCGTGAAGGCCAAATCGGAG
Encoded proteins:
- a CDS encoding acyl carrier protein yields the protein MASNEEILAGLAEIINEETGLAPDAVQLDKSFTDDLDIDSISMMTIVVNAEEKFGVRIPDEEVKNLSTVGDAVDFISKAQA
- a CDS encoding beta-ketoacyl-ACP synthase III, translating into MSTATLRQTPVQEHSRILSFGAYRPSVYVTNEEICQWIDSSDEWIRQRTGIVTRHRAPAEVDVIDMAEGAAREAIQKAGIEASQLGAVIVSTVSHPYATPSAAALLCERLGATPAPAYDISAACAGYCYGIAQADALVRAGAAEYVLVVGAEKLSDYIDNTERSISFLLGDGAGAVVVGPSEVPGIGPSVWGSDGSKWSTIGMTHSLLDVRDLSDEAEREGADEAAAVLGTEAKIWPTLRQDGQSVFRWAVWEMAKVAKRALDAAGIQPEDLAAFVPHQANMRIIDEMVKQLKLPESVIVARDIADAGNTSAASIPLAAHRLLKENPDLSGKLALQIGFGAGLVFGAQVISLP
- a CDS encoding ACP S-malonyltransferase; this translates as MLAIVCPGQGSQTPGFLAPWLELPSVAEQLGALGEVVGLDLVAHGTTSDQETIKDTAVAQPLIVAAGLVTARALFDVELSTLPVVLAGHSVGEITASALAGVLSETDAMKFVGLRAREMAKAAAVTPTGMTAVLGGDADEVRRAIEAVGATAANVNGGGQIVAAGTLEQLAALAANPPAKARVIPLKVAGAFHTQHMAPAVAALEELRRSLNVVDPAVPLLSNYDGREVVSGAAAVESLVAQVSRPVRWDLCMETFKALGITGLIELAPAGTLTGLAKRGLPGIKTVAVKAPGDLTAALELFAADAEQNPSTEEELA
- a CDS encoding PucR family transcriptional regulator, whose translation is MPTQTHAAGGARRGRLKASPAKAETLKKLRSSVGQLSTTTTRELERALPWYGRLSADERSALGLVAQNGIAAFVTWYERPSLPSWVLSDVFGNAPTELTRSISLQKALQLIRIVVEVVEDQVPNLASEDDQPALREAVLRYSREVAFAAADVYARAAETRGSWDTRLEALIVDAILRGENTDALRSRIAALGWKAQDNFAVMVGSSPLEPSPSYVGDMRRTASRYAKDALVGIQGDRLILILGGVEEDETAYTRLSELFAPGPVVFGPRADSLPEVSSSAQAAFAGLSAARAWPNAPRPVAADDLLPERVAAGDDAARRALVQKIYRPLLAASNGLVETLSAYLELGHSLEATARELFVHANTVRYRLRRVCDVTGWDPLLPREAFVLQTALVVGRLAAQPSARDRPARQST
- the aceE gene encoding pyruvate dehydrogenase (acetyl-transferring), homodimeric type, with product MSVGEETSHILSGLTNQLPDRDPEETAEWIESLDALIEEQGTERAQYIMRSLLQRAGAQSVGVPMVTTTDFVNTIPADQEAEFPGNEEYERRYRAWMRWNAAIMVHRAQRPGIGVGGHISTYAGAATLYEVGFNHFFRGKDHPGGGDQVFFQGHASPGMYARAFMEGRLSEEDLDGFRQEKSHKGHALSSYPHPRMMPEFWEFPTVSMGIGPMNAIYQAQTNRYLHNRGIKDTSDQHVWAFLGDGEMDEPESRGLLQLAANDNLDNLTFVINCNLQRLDGPVRGNGKIIQELEAFFRGAGWNVIKVIWGREWDGLLKKDSNGQLVKIMNETLDGDYQTYKAESGGFVRDHFFGKTPETKELVADLTDEQIWNLKRGGHDYWKVYAAYKAATEFKGKPTVILAMTVKGYGLGPHFEGRNATHQMKKMTLQDLKDFRDHLRIPITDEQLEADPYRPPYYHPGMDSPEIQYLMERRKLLGGFLPERRDPHQGIALPSEKSYEVAKRGSGKQQAATTMAFVRLLKDLMRDKEFGKRIVPIVPDEARTFGMDAFFPTAKIYNPKGQNYLSVDRDLVLAYKESPAGQILHAGINEAGSVAAFTGAGTSYATHGETLVPVYVFYSMFGFQRTGDGIWAAADQMTRGFIIGATAGRTTLTGEGTQHADGHSPLLASTNPAVVTYDPAYGYEIGHIVKSGIERMYGGNHPDPNVMYYLTVYNEPIVQPAEPEELDVEGVVKGIYLLAPAKIDGPRTQLLASGVAVPWALEAQQILAEEWGVSADVWSVTSWNELRRDGLAAEQEAFLNPGQEPRVPFVAQQLAGATGPIVAVTDYMKAVPDQIRQFLPNEFATLGADDFGFADTRAAARRYFHIDSHSVVVRALQMLARRGEVDADAPRQAFERYRLLDVNAGTTGNAGGES
- a CDS encoding DUF3052 domain-containing protein; this encodes MGETDTAAGSNVAGRLGFKDGDLIQEFGYDEDVDFDLRAGIEDTVGSELLDEDEHDVVDAVVVWWRDGDGDLVDMLVDAQTTLEDHGVIWLLTPKQGREGYVPPVEVQEAAPTAGLHSTSTAGVSKDWHATRLARKK
- a CDS encoding peroxiredoxin translates to MTSLGGEAAALEIGSAVPDFELANQFGEPVRLSSLRGSPVVIVFYPFAFSRICTGELAEIRDRWDVFAAARAHVLAVSVDSKFALRAFAEAERYEFPLLADFWPHGEVARRYGIFDEASGMARRGTFILDREGILRFRVVNPAGAARDLDAYSSALAEIG